A stretch of Episyrphus balteatus chromosome 2, idEpiBalt1.1, whole genome shotgun sequence DNA encodes these proteins:
- the LOC129911901 gene encoding uncharacterized protein LOC129911901 — translation MFKHTVTMDTFGERIIKRNPSSMMSAERRITADQILHLCRLLADQSRTKSFDRRRIEEDCSSSMEIQSEDITSSRSSDQEFCDRINTSECQNQERILSHDDQINPSEKITTTTTPVIKQVKKDILNKIRNQIFERKRQKLVTVQKKRTVSSAVWRPW, via the exons aTGTTTAAACACACAGTTACTATGGATACGTTTGGTGAAAGGATAATTAAACGAAATCCTTCTTCGATGATGTCAGCAGAGAGAAGGATAACTGCTGATCAAATTTTACATTTGTGTAGACTTTTAGCAGATCAGTCAAGAACC AAATCCTTTGATCGAAGAAGAATTGAAGAAGATTGTAGCAGTTCAATGGAAATACAAAGTGAAGATATAACAAGCAGTCGATCATCGGATCAGGAGTTTTGTGATCGAATAAATACCTCAGAATGTCAGAACCAGGAGAGAATTCTTAGTCATGATGACCAAATTAAtccatcagaaaaaataacaacaaccacAACACCCGTCATAAAACAagtgaaaaaggatattttgaataaaattcgaaATCAAATATTTGAAAGAAAACGTCAGAAACTTGTGACAGTGCAGAAGAAGAGAACTGTCAGCAGCGCTGTTTGGCGACCTTGGTGA